The Cellulophaga lytica DSM 7489 nucleotide sequence GCTTTAGCAGCGTATCTCCAATTTAGTTTATCTAATAACTCCATTATAGTTTATGTTTATTAATTTGTTTTTTAAGCTTTTATACTGTTCCAAGCAGCTAAATAAGCCTCTTGTATATGTTTTTTGTTAAGGGTAATTGCTCCTCTTTTTTGTGATATTATTAAAAAAGATAAAGGAATAATTGTGTAAGCGTACATTAAATAGTCTGATAATTGGTTTAAAACACCCTCTTTTCTACCACGTTCCCAAAGATCCAATAATGTCTGAAAATGCTTTATTCCTTCTTCTCGGCTAGGTTCATCAATCATAGGTGTATTATCACACTGAGCTAAAAACATAGCTTCTTCACAATTTTTAAACTTAAAATCTGCAATTCTGTTCCAAATAATTTTAAACCCTTCTTCTACAGACATTTCTTCCTTATAGGTTTTAAAGGCATATTCTGTAAATTTTTCTTTAACCTCTATGTATGTCTTGTTCACCAAGTCTTGTTTATTTTCAAAATACAAGTAAATGGTAGCAGGCGATACATTGGCCATTTTAGCAATTTTAGACATAGGTGTTGCATGAAAACCATTGTTATTAACCAACTCTATGGTTGCTTTAACAAGGGCATTACGCTTATCTATGCTTTTCTGTAATTTAGCCATAACTTTT carries:
- a CDS encoding TetR/AcrR family transcriptional regulator codes for the protein MAKLQKSIDKRNALVKATIELVNNNGFHATPMSKIAKMANVSPATIYLYFENKQDLVNKTYIEVKEKFTEYAFKTYKEEMSVEEGFKIIWNRIADFKFKNCEEAMFLAQCDNTPMIDEPSREEGIKHFQTLLDLWERGRKEGVLNQLSDYLMYAYTIIPLSFLIISQKRGAITLNKKHIQEAYLAAWNSIKA